The sequence below is a genomic window from Rhizobium sp. NXC14.
CGGCCGGCAGGCGGTCGAGCAGGCTTTCCAGCAGAGAGACGCGCATCGCCATCGGAAAATTCAAGAGCGGAATGCAGGAGATGACGCAATCGAACGTCTGCTCGCCGAATGCGCCGAGCGTGGTTTGGAGATCGAAAGCATCGCCGTTGATGAAATGCACGCCGGGATAAGTCCGCAGCAGATGCTGGTGGAAGTCCGTCGAATATTCGATTGCGACCAGATTTTCCGGTTTCACGCCCCGGCCGAGGATGGCCTTGGTGATGGCACCAGTGCCCGGGCCGAGTTCCAGCACTGGCAGCCCCGAATGCATATCGATGACGCTGGCCATGCGCTTGGCGGTAATCGAAGAGGTCGGCACGATCGAGCCCACCGTCTTCGGCCCCTGCATCATGCCCCGGAAGAAACGGATTTCCTCGTCAAATCTCTTCCCGAGGTGTTCCTTCACCTTGACCCGTAAGCGCATTCTCCACCCATCCGCATGTTGATCGACTGTCTTAATATGCCGCTTGTCGCTGCTTGGACAAGGATTTTCGCAACAAGAACATCGGCATCAACAGCTCATGCGGCCTTTCGGTGGGAATCAGGCATCAGATCGGCAAGCCGCTCGGCCAGGTGTTGGGCGTCGATGGGCGCGCGCAGCTTCTTGTCGGTATTGTCGAAATAAAGATAGACGTCGCGGCCCCTGGCGCGTGCCGGCAAAGGGTCCAGAACGCGCGTCGCATCGTCAGGCTCTCGGCCGCTTGTCCAGGCGCGGATGCGTTCCGCCCATAGATCGAGCGCTTCGTCTTCATAGCCGCTGACATAGAGCTGTTCGGACCCATGCAGACGGCAATAGATGAAGTCGGCGGTGATATCCATCAGCAACGGCCATTTCACCGTATCGGCGCAGACCAGCGCTGCCTTGTGTCGCCGGAGCATCTCGATGAACTCAACTGAGCGGAAGCTGTCGTTACGGATTTCGAACGCATGGCGGATCGGCTGGTGTCCGTCGCTTGTGAGCCAAGCCTGTTTGAGGCGCTCGTCATGCCGCTTGGCAAGCGTTATCGCCGCATCGTGATCATGCGGCAGCAGCGACAGGAAATTTTCGAAACGATCGGGATCGAAGGCCATGTTGGCCGGGAATTGCCAGAGGATCGGCCCGAGCTTGGGGCCAAGCCTCAGCAGACCCGAGGCGAAGAAATTGGCGAGCGGCGCTTCGATCTCCCTCAACCGCCGCACATGGGTGAGGAAGCGCGGTCCCTTGACCGCAAAGACGAAATCATCGGGCGTTTCCTCTCGCCAGCGGCCGAAGCTTTCTGGCCTCTGCAGCCCATAGAAGGTGCCGTTGATCTCGATCGAACGGAAGTGACGGGCGGCATAGGAAAGCTCCTGCTTCTGCGGCAGTCCCTCCGGATAGAATTGCCCGCGCCAGGGCGCATAGGTCCAGCCTGAAATGCCGATGCGCACCGCTCCCGTCTTTTTCATTCTGGAATCCTCCTGTTTGACAGGAGGAAAACCGAAAGCGGCTGCCTTCGTTCCGTCAGACGCGCATCGGCATCAAGACGTAGAGCGCGTCGTCACCGGCCGTGTCGCGGATCAGTGTCGGCGAGCCGGCATCAGCCAGCAGGAAGATCGCTTCCTCGCCGGAAAGCTGCGCGGTGATGTCGAGCAGATATTTGGCGTTAAAGCCGATTTCCATCGAATCCGTGTCGTAGCCGACGGCGACTTCTTCCGTTGCGCTGCCGGAATCGGGGTTGTTGACGGTCAGCATCAGTTGCCCTTCGGACAGAGCCAGCTTCACGGCGCGCCCGCGCTCGGAGGAGATCGTCGAGACGCGGTCGACGGCCTGGGCGAAGGTCGTGCAATCGACACGCATTTCCTTGTCGTTGCCGGTCGGGATCACGCGCTGGTAATCCGGGAATGTGCCGTCGATCAGTTTCGAGGTCAGAACGATCGAGCCGATCGTCATGCGGATCTTGGCGTCGGAAACCTCGACGGTGACGATCGCTTCCGGATTGTCGACCAGCTTCTGCAGTTCGCCGACCGTCTTGCGCGGAATGATGATGCCGGGCATGCCCTCGGAGCCCGACGGCGCGTCGACATCGGCGCGGGCCAGCCGGTGGCCGTCGGTCGCCACCGCCCTGAGCTTCAGCTCACCATTGCTCTCGATCGTGTGGAAGAAGATGCCGTTCAGATAATAACGTGTCTCTTCCGTCGAGATCGCG
It includes:
- the pmtA gene encoding phospholipid N-methyltransferase PmtA; the protein is MRLRVKVKEHLGKRFDEEIRFFRGMMQGPKTVGSIVPTSSITAKRMASVIDMHSGLPVLELGPGTGAITKAILGRGVKPENLVAIEYSTDFHQHLLRTYPGVHFINGDAFDLQTTLGAFGEQTFDCVISCIPLLNFPMAMRVSLLESLLDRLPAGRPVVQISYGAISPIAANPDRYHIQHFDFVMRNIPPAQLWIYRRG
- a CDS encoding DUF72 domain-containing protein yields the protein MKKTGAVRIGISGWTYAPWRGQFYPEGLPQKQELSYAARHFRSIEINGTFYGLQRPESFGRWREETPDDFVFAVKGPRFLTHVRRLREIEAPLANFFASGLLRLGPKLGPILWQFPANMAFDPDRFENFLSLLPHDHDAAITLAKRHDERLKQAWLTSDGHQPIRHAFEIRNDSFRSVEFIEMLRRHKAALVCADTVKWPLLMDITADFIYCRLHGSEQLYVSGYEDEALDLWAERIRAWTSGREPDDATRVLDPLPARARGRDVYLYFDNTDKKLRAPIDAQHLAERLADLMPDSHRKAA
- the dnaN gene encoding DNA polymerase III subunit beta: MRITIERSNLLKSLNHVHRVVERRNTIPILSNVLLKADGQNLDMKATDLDLEITEATPANVEQAGATTVPAHLLYDIVRKLPDGAEVLLATSTDGGSMTVQSGRSKFSLQCLPQSDFPDLTAGTFTHSFKLKATDLKMLIDRTQFAISTEETRYYLNGIFFHTIESNGELKLRAVATDGHRLARADVDAPSGSEGMPGIIIPRKTVGELQKLVDNPEAIVTVEVSDAKIRMTIGSIVLTSKLIDGTFPDYQRVIPTGNDKEMRVDCTTFAQAVDRVSTISSERGRAVKLALSEGQLMLTVNNPDSGSATEEVAVGYDTDSMEIGFNAKYLLDITAQLSGEEAIFLLADAGSPTLIRDTAGDDALYVLMPMRV